The Primulina huaijiensis isolate GDHJ02 chromosome 6, ASM1229523v2, whole genome shotgun sequence genomic sequence AAACTGCAAATTCCGAATTTTTGAGGGATACATGGGttaatttagtaattttttgAGGATAATTGCCGATAAGAAATTTCGTAAGCTTCAACACGattagatttgatggtatgttttgtcgcaaggatgatatatatttcaggtgtagccacacatgcattgctagattcaggggctacacattcatttatatccgaatcccatccggggatcagatgttcacttcgcagatagtgaagagattggagcttcggttACAGAAATATACGGTGCATGCAAATTTGATAGTGTTACCattgccagagtttgacattatTCTGGGTATGGATTGGCTTTCGTTGAACGGAGCTGTCATAGACTTTAGATAGAGGTCAGTGTCTATCCGACCACCCAGCGGTAGGCCGTTTGTTTTTGAGGCAGTCAGACACCAGCAGTTGCCGCACGTCATTTTTTGcatgtgtgcgaggaagctcatGAAGAGAGGCTGCCAGACATTTTTTGCCAGCATTGTATCAGTGTCAGAGCCAGTCAGTCAGAGGCTCAAGGACGTGGATGTGGTCAGTGAGTTCTCCAGTTTTTTCCCTGACAatgtttcaggcattccaccagacagagaggAGGACTTCTCtattgagctcatgccaggGACAGTGCCGATATCTAAGGCACCCTACCGTCTAGCACCTGCCGAGATGTAAGAACTGAAATATCAGATATAGGATTTgctagataagggtttcattcgccctagattttctccatggggcacaCCAGtttgtttgtaaagaagaaagatggcagcATGCGACTGTTCATTGACTACCGAGAGCTGAATAGGGTCACAGTCAAGAATAACTATCAGTTGCCGAGGATCGATGATTTGTTAGATCAGCTTCGGGGAGCATCAGTGTTCTCAAAGATAGACCTCCGAtccggataccatcagctgaaggtgagagagtctgatgtgcataagacagccttccagacacgttatgggcactatgagtttatggtgatgcccttcggttTGACGAACGCGTCAGTGATCTTCACGGATTTGATGAATCGCGTGTTTCATCCATACTTGGAccagttcgtcatagttttcattAACGAAATCCTGATCTATTCGAGGAGCATAGAGGAGCATAGCCAGCATCTGAGGACCGTAATGCAGGCTTTAGAGTACAGACAGCTGTATGGCAAGTTCAGTATGTGCGAGTactggcttgatagagtggcaatcttgggccacattgtatctcGGGAGGGTATTGAGGTCGACCCCAGTAAGGTCGAAGTagtcagagattggccagtgccTAAGAGTGTGACATAGATATGTAGTTTGTTgggattggttgggtactacaGGAAATTCATTCAGGGCTTCTCTTCTATCGTGGTGCCTATGAcggccttgacaaagaagaacgCCAAGTTTTTATGGGGAACTGAGTGCCATGAGAGCTTTGATAGGTTGAAGCCAGCATTGACCACAGTACCAGTTCTAGATATGCCATCATGGCAGGGAGAGTTTGTGGtttatacagatgcttcgaagcttGATTTGGGCGCGgttctgatgcagcatgacAGGGTTATAGCCTACGCGTCTAGATAGCTGAAGATTTATGAGAAAAATTAtctgactcatgacctcgagctagcagcacTGGTGTTTGTgctaaagatttggagacactatctgtatggggagaagtgcaggagttttactgatcacaagagcctgaagtacttcttcacactgaaagagctgaatatgagacaaaggagatggctagagctagtgaaggattatgactgtgacattagctaccatccgggtaaagctaatgtggttgcagacGCTCTGAGCAAGAAGCAGGCAGTGATTGCTCATTTGTCAGTACAGAGACCACTGTAGGCGGAGATTCGgagatttgagcttgcagtttatgccaAGGACGATGCCCCAAATCTTGCTACTTTGGCAGTACAGACGACATTGAGAGACAGAATTAGAGCAGGACAGACTTCCGACGAGCAGTTGCAGAAGTGGAGACGGAGGGATGAGGCTAAGAGCCAGAGACTGTATACAGTTGTGGATGACATAGTCAGATATATGGACCATTTATGTGATCCTTACAGTGATTCCGTCAGAGCAGATATCTTGAGCGAGGCCCAcagcaccccgtactccatccatccagggagtacgaagatgtataaagacCTTCAAACTCTTTATTGGTGGTCGGCCATGAAGCGAGATATTCTGCGATTTGTTTTgaagtgtttgacttgtcagcaggtcaaagcagagcatcagagatcTGCAGGAAAGCTGAGGCCAGTCCCTATTCCCGAATGAAAATAGGAGAacatcaccatggattttgtgacagggctTCCGAGGATTACTGGAGGATATAATGCCATCTGGGAGATAGTTGATTGGCTCActaaatcagctcactttctacCAATCAggaagactttcaccatgactcagtacacAGAActgtacatcagagagatagtcagactgcacgggattccagtgtctattgtGTCAGACAAGGATGCGAGGTTCACGTCTGCGTTCTAGAAGAGTCTCCATCAGGCGTTGGGTACTAAGCTGCTATTCAGTACtgccttccatcctcagacagacggtcagtcagagagggtgattgAGATTCTTGAGGATCTACTTTGAGCTTACATTatcgacttccagggcagcTTGGAGCTgaagttacctcttgtggagtgttcatacaacaacagttataaGGCATTgattggtatggctccatacgaggcattgtatgggaggaagtgtaggtcgccagtgtattgggatgaggtaggagagagagcagagttggttCCAGATATTGTCAGACAGACATCAGAGTTAGTGGGCATGATTCGAGACAGGACGAGGACCGCTCAGAGTCATCAGAATATTTATGCAGATCAGAAGCATCGAGATCTTAAGTTCGCAGTAAGGGATCATGTGTTTGTGAAGATCGCatcgatgaagggtgtgatgaggttcgagaagaagggcaagctcagccctagattcatcgggccattcgagatcctagagagagttgggacacttgcttACAGAGTCGCATTGCCGTTGAGtctggcgggagttcataatgtgttctacgtctctatgctgcggaagtatatgtcaaatccttcgcatctgctgaactatgagccacttcagctgacgCCGCACTTGTCATTCGAGGAGAGACCCATTCATattttagacagacaggagagtaggctccggaacaaggtgatctataagatcaaagtcaagtggctgaatcattccgaggaggaagctacttgggagactaaGGCCGAGATGAGGAGTTTCTACCCAGAGTTATTCGGtacgttctaaatttcgaggacgaaattttatttaagtgggggagagTTGCAAGGTCCAGGAAATTTAAtttacgtaacctgaatgcatgcaatctaggattttatttaaattatgtgtttatttatttttatgcatttaatacataattattgcatgatagggtTCATTtcacgattattttaaaagttcatgcattagggtttctagttGCATTTCGCTTTCGATTTAGGAACGAAGATCGGAGAaatatcaggaaaattatttttattacatgtttaatttttattaattaatacgaggttttttaagtgtatttttcaagtATTGGgcttttttgggtatttttacccgtcggagcatatttttaatcggtacgcaaattttaacgattcagAGGATTTTATGAGGGCACGggcgatattttcaaaaacgtaccaaaacgaattatttttcgggagtgttttTGGGCTTTTTGAGTTTGTATTATTGCTATTCGGGctcaaaatcattttaaaagttaattaagggcccattattaaattgttatatTAACTTAACCTAGTGTAATTAACCCTAATCCCCATACAAAGCTCTCGGCCGCCCACCACTTTTTCCAACAACCTCCACGTAAATTTTAGCTGCATGTTGGTTActtcaatatttttctcaaGCAAGGTCACTCCCTGCCACTCCGGTACCTCCCCGACGTTATATTCTTCAAAGTTTTCGAGCACAATTCATCAAGGCACGCTATGTACCTTCCTTGCTCATCATTCACGCCATAAACATATGCTGATATGCTTGTCTTGATCTTTGGTTGCTCGGTTTTTGCATGCTATTGCTTTGAATCCTTCATGACACGCATCTAACTCaagttatttttatgatttttgtgtAAGGGCTGCCGTGCTTGTGCGTCCTAAGGGCTGTGTACGGTGTTAAGGTCGCGTCGTTGTGCTGGAGGTATGGTTTAGTCGAGATAGCAAGAGGGGCGATCGGTGTGGTTGAGGTTTAGTCACGGTTTGGAGTAGATCGTGAGATTTGGATGAAGCCGATGGCGTGATGGGCTGTTCCAAGCCGTGGGCCAGACGTTGGTGGTTTTGAGCCATGGTCTAGAGTGGACCGCACGCTGCTGGACTTATCTTTAGAGCTATTAGTGGTCATGGAGTTGAGATGCTTAGGGGGGTGGGAGTTCCTAAGGTATCCTCGAATTGTTGTGTTTTGAGGCGTGCATGGGGTTGTGCGTTTGAGTCAGGTTGGTCCAGAAGAGTCTCTTGGGTTTGAGTAGGGTCCCAATTTAACCGGTTAGGTGCTAGTCCCCTCGGTCATGTGCTAGGATCGAAAGTTGAGGATCAAGGGACTAGGGTTTGGTCACCTttggtgtaaaaaaaaaaaagtaattccAGTAGCTTGTGGATTAAGGTGCGAAGGGTTTAATGGTTCGGTCTAGAGGTTTCAAGGGTGGCCTAGAGGTGTTTAAGGTATGGTGAAAGtgtgggaaaaatttggttaagtttccgacctattcgggttaaaaccgagaccccagtccaaattttaatatgaatcgattaagttttgtAACGAGCTTgagtttatgtctaagaaataattttaaatatgttttgggatgttttaagagGTTTGGTAAGCTTAGGGTcaaaatttagaggtccaggggtaaaatggtcattttgggtttcaaGGTACGCAAAATGGttattttgcacccggggtgagattttagtcctggcagcgccctgagcacaaatttatcatgttttaaatgtttaggcattatttttatgatttttatgtaattacgAAAAATACGatgtatgcttggtttcaagaaaattacgtatatgcatgtttttattaagtgatgaacatgatgacatgttttgaaggatgagatttggttgtgactaacacgattatatgagatattatgagctgaggccaaggctcagtggacgggtaacgctgtcgctgatgtccccaccgTCGGGTACCATggtttatagatggatccatggaatagagctgatacgattgagctgatacgaaagtcacaattaatgaactgaattcaattaaaagaaaatgtatacgtatatgatggtACGATGAGACATGctttgacacgttatgattttacacgacacatTTACGTCATgttttttaagttcatgaaatgtatgttgattacggTTTTTCACTGCTGtatgctatgtatatgtatttgatattaatgGTGCAGGtctgttgagtttttagactcactaggcgtgtttGATGCAGGTGACCATTTAGATCAAGagattggaggtgccgaactctgagtttGCAGGGCTGGATGTTCGagcacgacccgaggaccacactttTCCGCACATTACATTTTCTTGAGCTTTGAGTATACATGAGCGATTTTATACGTTTTACGATATGCTGTTGATTTTCAGAATTTTacctgttttattttaattatgcatgATTGTGGGACGTGTTGGCATTATTTTTACTACAACATTTTATCTGTAGAATGTTTACGAgtgttgcatgctctacctgaGTTGGATTTTAGAGACGACATTGAAAGGTATATGGATAGAAATGCAATTTCGAGATTGTGAGGACCGAAAtgaagataaaaatttaagctAGAGGGTTAAGTTTGATGTGGATGAGGGATCCTAAGCTGTTCAATTATCAAGACAAGTcaaattttgaggacgaaattctatttaagTGAGGAgatttgtaacgtccgaaaaaccaaactacgtaaaccacatgcatgcaaaattatttgaattgcttaattgttttatttaattgattttaaatgcttacttgatgcatattatatgattaaaggtatgatttCATGATTAAATGTTTATATGGAATGATTTCATgatattgaaggattttacccgaatattcgacaATACGTttgggaaaggagaccggggacgactgagataagaataaatatttttcactaaatattttaaggcttcttaatatgattaaaaatgattaaatttttctaaaa encodes the following:
- the LOC140979053 gene encoding uncharacterized protein — encoded protein: MKRGCQTFFASIVSVSEPVSQRLKDVDVVSEFSSFFPDNVSGIPPDREEDFSIELMPGTVPISKAPYRLAPAEMKFIQGFSSIVVPMTALTKKNAKFLWGTECHESFDRLKPALTTVPVLDMPSWQGEFVVYTDASKLDLGAVLMQHDRAEIRRFELAVYAKDDAPNLATLAVQTTLRDRIRAGQTSDEQLQKWRRRDEAKSQRLYTVVDDIVRYMDHLCDPYSDSVRADILSEAHSTPYSIHPGSTKMYKDLQTLYWWSAMKRDILRFVLKCLTCQQVKAEHQRSAGKLRPVPIPE